One genomic segment of Desulfobacterales bacterium includes these proteins:
- a CDS encoding HD domain-containing protein: MKPLANLLFEAKMLKDIPRAGFAFLGAGNESVAAHSFAVTFIAYVLSRMVPEVDAHRLISMCLVHDLPEARIGDQNYVNKQYVKPDEAQAVADCTRQLPFAEDLSGLIDEFNEQITPEAKLAHDADQLAFILDLKAVKDIGGKTPDKWLPVVKDRLKTDFGRKLAEEILQTEWDAWWRDNYYE, from the coding sequence ATGAAACCGCTTGCCAACCTTTTGTTTGAAGCCAAAATGTTAAAAGATATCCCCCGCGCGGGGTTTGCCTTTCTGGGCGCCGGCAATGAGTCGGTGGCCGCCCATTCCTTTGCCGTCACCTTTATCGCCTATGTCTTGTCCCGCATGGTGCCGGAAGTTGATGCCCACCGGCTGATATCCATGTGTCTGGTTCATGATTTGCCGGAAGCCCGGATCGGAGATCAGAATTACGTGAACAAGCAGTATGTAAAGCCGGATGAGGCCCAGGCAGTGGCGGACTGTACCCGGCAGTTGCCCTTTGCCGAGGATTTGTCCGGATTGATTGATGAATTCAACGAGCAGATTACCCCGGAGGCAAAGCTGGCCCATGATGCGGACCAGCTGGCCTTTATCCTGGATCTCAAGGCGGTAAAGGATATCGGGGGCAAAACGCCGGATAAATGGCTTCCGGTGGTCAAGGATCGGCTGAAAACCGATTTCGGCAGAAAGCTGGCCGAAGAAATTCTGCAGACCGAATGGGATGCCTGGTGGCGGGATAACTATTACGAATAG
- a CDS encoding PTS sugar transporter subunit IIA, with protein sequence MQLDLQEFAECLDMPPSTVERWIRQGRIPVRKRANVCEFSQPLIEKWAEANHLKFVPPGENRHPEAEETNEALDDLPSVMRRGGVFYDIEGKSVSGMLWSAVEKAPYFEAPEQKKALYESLMAREEMMSTGIGKGVAIPHPRTPMTENEIPAFISTCFLKRPIDYQAIDKKPVFVLFVLVSPSAKLHLHLLAQLSFCLRDESFLKLLGKYPTPEELYANIAEFSERIESSA encoded by the coding sequence ATGCAGCTTGATTTGCAAGAATTTGCGGAATGCCTTGATATGCCCCCGAGTACGGTGGAGCGGTGGATTCGTCAGGGCCGTATTCCGGTCCGGAAAAGAGCCAATGTCTGCGAGTTCAGCCAGCCATTGATCGAGAAATGGGCAGAGGCCAACCATCTGAAGTTTGTTCCGCCGGGTGAGAACAGGCATCCGGAGGCAGAAGAAACAAATGAGGCGCTCGATGATCTGCCATCGGTCATGCGCCGGGGCGGGGTGTTCTATGATATTGAAGGCAAAAGCGTATCCGGGATGCTCTGGTCAGCGGTGGAGAAGGCGCCTTATTTTGAAGCGCCCGAGCAGAAAAAGGCGCTTTATGAGAGTCTTATGGCGCGGGAGGAGATGATGTCAACCGGCATCGGCAAGGGGGTTGCCATTCCCCATCCGCGCACGCCCATGACCGAAAATGAAATTCCGGCATTTATCAGCACCTGTTTTCTGAAAAGACCGATCGACTATCAGGCCATTGATAAAAAACCGGTGTTTGTTCTGTTTGTCCTGGTCAGTCCGTCAGCCAAACTCCATCTTCACCTGCTGGCCCAACTCTCCTTTTGCCTCCGGGATGAGTCGTTTCTGAAGCTGCTGGGCAAATATCCGACCCCTGAGGAGTTGTATGCCAATATCGCCGAATTTTCCGAGCGTATCGAATCTTCTGCCTGA